CGATGGTGAGGTTTTCATCATTGAGATGCAGCAGCTCTTTCAAGAATTTTTTAAGGACCGCGCGGTGTACTATACCTCACGTCTCATCAATAAACAATTAGCGCGAGGTAAGAAGGGTAGTGATTATTACCTACCTGAGGTTTACTTTATTGGTATTTTGGAGTTTGACATGGATAGAAATGGAGGTTCCGGTATATCCCGTGTCACAGAACGCCCTTATTTCTATGATGTGGCGCTGTGTGACAAATTGACCAGAGAAATATTCTATGATAAATTGGGATATAATAATGATTTCGCTCCCATTATTTAATAAACAGCCAGAAGAACTAAAGACAGTTATGGATCAGTGGTTGTACTTACTTAAACACTTGAGTACCATGGATAGATTGCCAACATTTTTGGATAAAAGAATATTTGGTCTTATCTTTGAGATAGGAGAGATAGGTAAATTAACGGAGGAGGAGCTAATGTCATACGAAGCAAGTTTAAAACATAAGCGTGATGCTGAGAGCGTATTTAATTCGGCCAAGAAATCCGGAGAAGCTTTAGGTCACGCTAAGGGTCTAGCAGAAGGAGAGCGTAAAAAAGCTCTTGAGACTGCTAAAGCATTTAAGGAAATGGGGCTACCTATAGCTGATATTGCTAAAGGCACTGGACTTTCTGTCGAAGAGGTTGAAAAGCTCTAAGTTTTGGGAAGTGTAAAGTAAATTGCGTCACTCTTTTTCAATTTAAAGAAAGTATATCCGATCAAGGGAAATATCGCTGAGAGAATAATTTAGATGCATTTCGCTTGAAATTGCAAATTTATATCCAATGGGAGCCACATTTCCTTGATGTGATGTGCTATTAAAACATCATATGCTATGTAATAAGCGTCTTTAATCAACCATAGAATGGTGATACCTATATTTGTGTTAAACTGATAATTTCCCGTTATGAGTATACAAAATATTAACATCAGTAGTCCAATCAATGTTGGCCAAAATATGGAGAATATCTTTCTATTTCTCTGAGCCTGTAGGTATCCTGCATACATGAGTGCTGCAACTTGAAATCCAAAGATAATCAGGTTAAAATTTAAACTCCCCGTAAAATACCTCAGCCAATCTCCGTCTGTTAATACAACATAAAATGTTAAAGCCATAAAACTGAGATGTACAAATAGTGGTGCGTTAATTCTCTTCATTATCTACATTACGTTTGTGGAATCTCAATGTCTTTATCGATTTAAGAAGATCCTGTTCTGTTTGCGCTTTCAGGTTTGAACCATGAAGGTTAAATCGGACTTTTGAAAAGTCTGCCCATAGGTTGCCAATATACACTCCGGTGGTTCCTTTTCCGGA
The genomic region above belongs to Sphingobacterium zeae and contains:
- a CDS encoding PD-(D/E)XK nuclease family transposase — encoded protein: MARSKKHLGRYVDPRTDFGWKFYFGREDNKILLIEFLNSLFHGEKIISDLRYKPVEHDGDYEEMRRVVFDLHCIGSDGEVFIIEMQQLFQEFFKDRAVYYTSRLINKQLARGKKGSDYYLPEVYFIGILEFDMDRNGGSGISRVTERPYFYDVALCDKLTREIFYDKLGYNNDFAPII
- a CDS encoding PD-(D/E)XK nuclease family transposase, encoding MDQWLYLLKHLSTMDRLPTFLDKRIFGLIFEIGEIGKLTEEELMSYEASLKHKRDAESVFNSAKKSGEALGHAKGLAEGERKKALETAKAFKEMGLPIADIAKGTGLSVEEVEKL